The Benincasa hispida cultivar B227 chromosome 11, ASM972705v1, whole genome shotgun sequence genome has a segment encoding these proteins:
- the LOC120092089 gene encoding pentatricopeptide repeat-containing protein At5g46580, chloroplastic — protein MAAPLSSSLDLNLKPTFFTSPLRRKNFTKRLTVICTSSKPPRKASPISSESIDNKNPSLSEQLKNLSTTTLSNAPNDESHLLSKPKSTWVNPTKPKRSVLSLQRQKRSSYSYNPKMRDLKSFAHKLNACDSSDEAAFMAALEEIPHPPTKENALLVLNSLRPWQKTHLFFNWIKTQNLFPMETIFYNVAMKSLRYGRQFQLVEDLANEMISTGIELDNITYSTIITCAKKCSRFDKAVEWFERMYKTGLMPDEVTYSAILDVYANLGKVEEVLSLYERGRASGWKPDPFTFSVLGKMFGEAGDYDGIMYVLQEMKSIEVQPNLVVYNTLLDAMGKAGKPGFARSLFDEMVESGITPNEKTLTALVKIYGKARWARDALDLWERMRSNGWPMDFILYNTLLNMCADLGLEEEAEKLFEEMKKSEHSRPDSWSYTAMLNIHGSGGNVKRSMELFEEMLKLGVEINVMCCTCLIQCLGKSGRIDELVRVFNVSVQKGIKPDDRLCGCLLSVVSLCDNSEDINKVFTCLQQADPKLVAFVNLLQQNDITFEVVKNEFRNILGETATEARRPFCNCLIDICRNQNLRERAHELLYLGSLYGLYPGLHNKTEAEWCLDVRSLSVGAAQTALEEWMITLSKIVQREEALPELLSAQTGAGTHKFSQGLANSFASHVDKLAAPFQLREDRAGWFVATREDLVTWVHSRVPSVAATA, from the coding sequence ATGGCGgctcctctttcttcttctctcgatCTCAATCTCAAACCCACGTTCTTCACTTCCCCTCTGCGGCGGAAGAATTTCACCAAGCGATTAACAGTTATCTGTACTTCCTCCAAACCCCCTCGAAAAGCTTCTCCAATTTCGTCAGAATCAATCGACAACAAAAACCCATCTCTATCAGAGCAGCTCAAAAATCTCTCCACAACCACGCTTTCCAATGCACCCAACGACGAATCCCATCTCTTATCTAAGCCTAAATCCACTTGGGTCAATCCCACCAAGCCCAAACGCTCAGTTCTCTCTCTCCAGAGGCAAAAACGTTCTTCGTACTCTTATAACCCCAAGATGCGAGACCTCAAATCCTTTGCCCACAAGCTCAATGCCTGTGATTCCTCTGATGAAGCTGCTTTCATGGCGGCTCTTGAAGAAATCCCTCATCCACCCACTAAAGAAAATGCCCTTCTTGTTCTTAATAGCTTGAGGCCATGGCAGAAAACCCATTTGTTCTTCAATTGGATCAAGACCCAGAATCTGTTTCCTATGGAGACTATCTTCTACAATGTGGCTATGAAGTCTTTGAGGTATGGTAGGCAGTTTCAGCTTGTTGAAGATCTTGCTAATGAGATGATTAGTACTGGGATTGAGCTCGATAACATTACTTATTCTACTATTATCACTTGTGCTAAAAAGTGTAGTAGGTTTGATAAGGCAGTGGAGTGGTTTGAGAGAATGTATAAAACTGGTTTGATGCCTGATGAGGTTACTTACTCTGCTATTTTAGATGTTTATGCAAATTTAGGGAAAGTTGAGGAAGTTCTTAGTTTGTATGAAAGAGGGAGAGCTAGTGGTTGGAAGcctgatccttttacattttCTGTGTTGGGGAAGATGTTTGGAGAAGCAGGGGATTATGATGGAATTATGTATGTTTTGCAAGAAATGAAGTCTATTGAGGTGCAGCCTAATCTTGTGGTGTATAACACTTTGTTGGATGCAATGGGGAAGGCTGGGAAGCCTGGTTTTGCAAGAAGCTTGTTTGACGAAATGGTTGAATCGGGGATAACACCGAATGAGAAGACATTGACTGCTCTGGTTAAAATTTATGGAAAGGCAAGGTGGGCTCGAGATGCTTTAGATTTGTGGGAGCGGATGAGGTCCAATGGGTGGCCAATGGACTTCATCTTGTATAACACATTGTTGAATATGTGTGCAGACCTTGGTTTGGAGGAGGAAGCAGAGAAACTCTTTGAAGAGATGAAGAAGTCGGAGCATTCTAGGCCAGATAGTTGGAGCTACACGGCGATGTTGAATATACATGGCAGCGGAGGTAATGTAAAAAGATCCATGGAGTTGTTTGAAGAAATGCTCAAGTTGGGTGTTGAGATTAACGTGATGTGTTGCACTTGTCTGATTCAGTGCTTGGGGAAATCGGGGAGAATCGATGAACTAGTTCGAGTTTTCAATGTTTCGGTACAAAAAGGAATTAAGCCAGATGATAGGCTTTGTGGTTGCTTGTTGTCTGTTGTGTCCTTGTGTGACAATAGTGAAGATATTAACAAGGTATTCACTTGTTTACAACAAGCTGACCCTAAGTTAGTTGCCTTTGTAAATCTTCTGCAACAAAATGACATTACCTTCGAAGTTGTCAAAAATGAATTCAGAAACATTCTCGGCGAGACTGCCACTGAAGCTCGACGACCTTTCTGCAATTGCTTGATTGATATATGTCGAAACCAAAATCTTCGCGAGAGAGCTCATGAATTGCTGTACTTAGGAAGTTTATATGGATTGTACCCAGGCCTACACAACAAAACTGAAGCTGAATGGTGTCTGGATGTTCGATCTCTATCAGTAGGCGCAGCTCAAACTGCACTTGAAGAATGGATGATAACTCTATCAAAAATCGTACAACGAGAAGAAGCATTACCTGAATTGTTATCAGCTCAAACCGGTGCAGGAACTCACAAATTTTCTCAAGGACTAGCCAATTCATTTGCTTCTCATGTAGATAAACTCGCTGCTCCATTTCAACTGCGAGAAGATCGGGCTGGTTGGTTTGTAGCCACAAGGGAGGATTTAGTTACATGGGTGCATTCAAGAGTACCATCTGTAGCTGCCACAGCTTAA
- the LOC120092087 gene encoding LOW QUALITY PROTEIN: protein phosphatase 2C 29 (The sequence of the model RefSeq protein was modified relative to this genomic sequence to represent the inferred CDS: inserted 2 bases in 1 codon; deleted 1 base in 1 codon), protein MGSGVSSLFSCLKPETRPAALPADNSDILFSASDPLDETLGHSFCYVRSSNRFLSPSHSDRFLSPSQSLRFSPPHEPPLGSRTRTGPPETAFKAISGASVSANSSIPRSVLMLDGVYDDATDTTLGASGGGCGVRGSILNGFESTSSFTALPLQPVPRGGTEPLERGGFFLSGPIERGALSGPLDANVDGAGAGGASAGAGGGSGGGGRVHFSAPLGGMYVKKKRKKGISGFRKAFTRNFSDKRPWVVPVLNFVGRKESSTAGDEPEXRNESNLQWRLGKAGEDRVHVVVSEEQGWLFVGIYDGFNGPDAPEFLMGNLYRAVFNELQGLFWEIDDNEEAAATAVTAAANSNPSCVAEESTVNVNETNADPSSRASGQTVETNGNISVVGNEAEVEQPAPDRGSAKRVTFQSEDVPENRRRRRLWEYLAEDDTQDGLDLSGSDRFAFSVDDALSVNSAGSVAGRRWLLLSKLKQGLSKHKEGHVKTLFPWKYGLGDKEKADEAENRVEETSYRSGKRRKEGLIDHELVLGALSRALEITELAYLDMTDKLLDTNPELALMGSCLLVVLMRDEDVYVMNLGDSRAIVAQYEQQEVGPSEDMKGEGHKRTGMEGIIEESTTSEGKITQTNKPSAQTTRLTALQLSTDHSTSIEEEVRRIKNEHPDDKQCIVNDRVKGRLKVTRAFGAGFLKQPKLNDALLEMFRNEYIGTAPYLSCLPSLRHHRLCPTDQFIVLSSDGLYQYLTNEEVVSYVENFMEKFPDGDPAQHLIEELLCRAARKAGMDFHELLDIPQGDRRKYHDDVTVMVISLEGRIWKSSGKYL, encoded by the exons ATGGGAAGCGGAGTCTCCAGCCTCTTCTCGTGCCTCAAGCCGGAGACTCGCCCCGCCGCCCTTCCCGCCGACAATTCCGACATCCTCTTCTCCGCTTCCGACCCACTTGACGAAACCCTAGGCCATTCCTTCTGCTACGTTCGCTCTTCCAACCGTTTCCTCTCTCCTTCTCATTCCGATCGCTTTCTTTCCCCTTCTCAGTCTCTTCGTTTTTCCCCTCCTCACGAACCGCCACTTGGTTCCAGGACTAGAACTGGCCCGCCGGAGACTGCTTTCAAAGCCATCTCTGGCGCTTCTGTCAGTGCTAATAGTTCTATTCCCAGATCTGTTCTTATGCTTGATGGTGTTTATGACGATGCTACTGACACTACGCTTGGGGCTTCCGGTGGTGGTTGTGGAGTCAGAGGGAGTATTTTGAATGGCTTTGAGAGTACTTCTTCTTTCACTGCTCTTCCGCTTCAGCCGGTTCCTAGAGGTGGGACTGAGCCTTTGGAACGAGGTGGGTTTTTTCTCTCTGGTCCAATTGAGCGTGGGGCGCTGTCTGGTCCGCTTGATGCGAATGTTGATGGTGCTGGTGCTGGTGGTGCCAGCGCCGGTGCTGGTGGTGGCAGTGGCGGTGGTGGGAGAGTTCATTTCTCTGCTCCGCTTGGTGGGATGTAcgtgaagaagaagaggaagaagggcATTTCGGGGTTTAGGAAGGCGTTTACGAGGAATTTTTCTGATAAGCGGCCGTGGGTGGTGCCGGTGTTGAATTTCGTTGGCCGGAAGGAGAGCTCGACGGCGGGAGACGAGCCGGA GAGGAATGAGAGTAATCTTCAATGGCGGCTT GGCAAGGCTGGGGAGGATCGGGTGCACGTGGTTGTATCGGAGGAGCAAGGGTGGTTGTTCGTTGGGATTTATGATGGGTTCAATGGCCCTGATGCGCCTGAATTCTTGATGGGTAATCTCTACAGAGCCGTCTTCAATGAACTTCAGGGATTGTTCTGGGAAATTGACGATAATGAGGAGGCTGCTGCTACTGCTGTTACTGCTGCTGCTAATTCAAACCCTTCGTGTGTGGCTGAAGAGAGCACGGTCAATGTGAATGAAACTAATGCTGACCCGTCGTCAAGAGCCTCTGGTCAAACCGTTGAAACTAATGGTAATATTTCAGTAGTTGGAAATGAAGCGGAAGTGGAACAACCGGCTCCTGATCGAGGATCAGCTAAGAGGGTTACGTTTCAATCTGAGGATGTACCGGAGAACAGGCGGAGGCGGCGGCTGTGGGAGTATTTAGCGGAGGACGATACACAGGATGGGCTTGATCTTTCGGGGTCAGATAGATTTGCATTTTCTGTTGATGACGCTCTTAGTGTAAATAGTGCAGGTTCAGTAGCTGGTAGAAGGTGGTTGTTATTGTCCAAGTTAAAACAAGGGTTGTCAAAGCATAAGGAGGGTCATGTTAAGACTTTGTTCCCGTGGAAGTATGGTTTGGGGGATAAAGAGAAGGCTGATGAGGCTGAGAATAGGGTGGAGGAGACATCATATCGAAGTGGTAAGAGGAGAAAGGAAGGTTTAATTGATCACGAGTTGGTGTTGGGGGCATTGTCACGGGCTCTTGAGATAACTGAATTAGCATACTTGGACATGACAGATAAGTTGCTTGATACGAATCCAGAGCTTGCTTTGATGGGTTCTTGCTTGCTGGTTGTGTTAATGAGGGATGAGGATGTGTATGTAATGAATTTGGGTGACAGCCGTGCCATTGTTGCACAGTACGAGCAACAAGAAGTTGGTCCTAGTGAAGACATGAAGGGGGAGGGCCACAAAAGAACGGGCATGGAGGGTATAATTGAGGAGTCTACAACGAGTGAAGGGAAAATAACTCAAACGAATAAACCTTCAGCTCAGACGACGAGATTGACTGCATTGCAGCTATCCACTGATCATAGCACGAGCATTGAAGAA GAAGTAAGAAGAATAAAGAACGAGCACCCTGATGAcaaacaatgcattgtcaacgATAGAGTGAAGGGCCGTCTAAAGGTTACGAGGGCATTTGGTGCAGGATTTTTGAAACAG CCAAAATTGAATGATGCATTATTGGAAATGTTTCGGAATGAGTATATTGGTACCGCACCATATTTATCATGCTTGCCTTCTCTTCGTCACCATAGACTCTGCCCGACGGATCAATTCATAGTGCTCTCATCTGATGGATTGTATCAATATCTAACCAACGAAGAAGTGGTTTCTTATGTTGAGAACTTTATGGAGAAGTTTCCAGATGGAGACCCTGCACAGCACTTGATAGAGGAGCTTCTTTGCCGTGCAGCCAGAAAAGCAG GAATGGATTTTCATGAACTGTTGGACATCCCACAGGGGGATCGAAGAAAGTATCATGATGATGTTACTGTTATGGTCATTTCACTTGAAGGAAGAATCTGGAAATCCTCAGGAAAATATCTTTGA